A DNA window from Labrus mixtus chromosome 4, fLabMix1.1, whole genome shotgun sequence contains the following coding sequences:
- the LOC132972348 gene encoding S-adenosylhomocysteine hydrolase-like protein 1, which produces MEKEPTQASWKDPTPPDEFSESHMEDASALNGEKDGVCGSRDQSVKCSPNLLQMLKAAESRRLAQGRDRDEAEMSDFGSAELVTEALKTDMQIQFTDQKQEFNKRPTKTALRSLSRSISQSSTDSFSSACSDSSEEEASPREKSQSSSSGLSDFCIKNIKQAAFGRREIEIAQQEMPALMVLRKRAGGEKPLAGAKVVGCTHITAQTAVLIETLSLLGAQCRWAACNIFSTQNAVAAALAERGTSVFAWRGESEDDFWWCIDQCVAAETWQPNMILDDGGDLTHWIYKKYPSLFRKIRGIVEESVTGIFRLYQLSKAGRLCVPAMNVNDSVTKQKFDNLYCCKESILDGLKRTTDVMFGGKQVVVCGYGEVGKGCCAALKALGTVVHVTEVDPICALQACMDGFRVVKLSEVLRQADMVITCTGNKNVVIREHLDRMKNGCIVCNMGHSSIEIDLESLRTAELRWQRVRPQVDHVIWPDGKRIVLLAEGRLLNLSCSTVPSLVLSITATTQALALIELYSAPEGRYKQDVYLLPKKMDEFVASLHLPTFEAHLTELTEEQAKYLGISKHGPFKPNYYRY; this is translated from the exons ATGGAGAAAGAGCCAACACAAGCCTCCTGGAAAGACCCGACACCACCCGATGAGTTTTCTGAGTCACACATGGAGGACGCGTCGGCTCTGAACGGAGAGAAAGATGGAGTCTGTGGTAGCAGAGATCAATCGGTGAAATGCAGCCCAAACCTGCTGCAGATGCTGAAGGCAGCGGAGAGCAGGAGGTTAGCTCAGGGTCGGGACAGAGACGAGGCCGAGATGTCTGATTTTGGGTCAGCAGAGCTGGTGACCGAGGCTCTGAAGACAGACATG CAAATCCAGTTCACCGACCAGAAGCAAGAATTCAACAAACGTCCCACCAAGACTGCCCTCCGCTCCCTGTCTCGCTCCATCTCTCAGTCGTCCACAGACAGCTTCAGCTcag CATGCAGTGACAGCTCCGAGGAGGAGGCTTCTCCCAGAGAGAAGAGTCAGAGCAGCTCGAGTGGCCTTTCTGACTTCTgcatcaaaaacatcaaacaggcTGCCTTTGGACGCAGAGAGATAGAGATCGCACAGCAAG AAATGCCGGCTCTGATGGTCCTAAGAAAACGAGCAGGTGGGGAGAAACCTCTGGCTGGAGCTAAAGTGGTGGGCTGCACACACATCACTGCACAGACGGCG GTGTTGATTGAGACCCTGTCTCTGTTGGGAGCTCAGTGTCGCTGGGCCGCTTGTAACATCTTCTCCACTCAGAACGCCGTGGCTGCTGCTCTGGCTGAACGAG GCACCTCAGTGTTTGCATGGAGAGGAGAATCAGAGGATGACTTCTGGTGGTGTATCGACCAATGTGTGGCTGCAGAGACATGGCAACCCAACATG ATTCTGGATGATGGAGGCGACCTGACCCACTGGATCTATAAGAAGTACCCAAGTCTGTTCAGGAAGATCAGAGGCATCGTGGAGGAGAGCGTTACAGGCATCTTTCg gttgtACCAGCTGTCAAAGGCAGGTAGGCTCTGCGTCCCGGCCATGAACGTGAACGACTCGGTGACCAAGCAGAAGTTTGACAACCTTTACTGCTGCAAGGAGTCCATTCTGGACGG gctgAAGCGAACAACTGACGTCATGTTTGGAGGAAAACAGGTGGTGGTGTGCGGCTATGGGGag GTTGGCAAAGGTTGCTGCGCTGCCCTGAAAGCGCTCGGTACAGTCGTACACGTCACAGAAGTGGATCCCATTTGTGCCCTTCAGGCCTG CATGGATGGCTTCAGAGTGGTTAAACTGAGTGAAGTGTTACGGCAGGCAGACATGGTCATCACCTGCACAG gcAATAAAAACGTGGTGATTCGGGAACATCTGGACAGGATGAAAAATGGCTGCATTGTGTGCAACATGGGACACTCCAGCATAGAGATAGATTTG GAAAGTCTACGGACTGCGGAGCTGAGGTGGCAGCGTGTGAGGCCTCAGGTGGACCATGTGATCTGGCCTGATGGCAAGAGGATTGTCCTGCTAGCTGAG ggtcgtttGCTGAATCTGAGCTGCTCCACGGTGCCGTCACTCGTCCTCTCCATCACGGCTACGACTCAG gctctGGCTCTCATAGAGCTCTACAGCGCTCCAGAGGGACGATACAAGCAGGACGTGTACCTGCTGCCAAAGAAGATGG ATGAATTCGTGGCCAGCCTGCACCTGCCGACCTTTGAAGCCCACCTCACTGAGCTGACTGAAGAACAAGCCAAGTATCTGGGCATCAGCAAACATGGACCCTTCAAACCAAACTACTACAG GTACTAA